The following proteins are co-located in the Candidatus Bathyarchaeota archaeon genome:
- a CDS encoding MBL fold metallo-hydrolase yields MFSTKLDPHIFLIDLKPAGFSHFIASYVLKAKKTAIIETGPTATIPNLLAGLREIEVDAKDVDYVAVSHIHLDHGGGAGTLLSHLPKAKLIVHKRGAPHIADPARLWSQSKQVLGKVAELYEEPVSVIKERIIVAKDRMTVDLGEGVELKAIETLGHASHHQSFYEKRSKGVFPGDTAGIYIPEFKTITPTTPPPFHLETALASIEKLKQLKPKLLYYSHFGRATDALEKLQTHADQLRLWANVVAEKMKEGATIEEIKEEIANRDSEVHKVKSYIKTHPIMGRGTFSQNIQGFIEYFKYKERQH; encoded by the coding sequence ATGTTCAGCACCAAACTCGACCCACACATTTTCTTGATAGACCTCAAACCAGCCGGCTTTAGCCACTTCATCGCCTCTTACGTACTAAAAGCAAAGAAAACGGCAATCATTGAAACTGGACCTACTGCAACTATTCCAAACTTGTTGGCTGGATTGAGAGAGATAGAAGTAGACGCCAAAGATGTTGATTACGTGGCGGTTTCCCACATCCATCTTGACCACGGCGGAGGTGCAGGCACACTTCTTAGCCACTTGCCAAAGGCGAAGCTTATCGTTCACAAAAGAGGGGCTCCCCATATCGCAGACCCCGCAAGGTTGTGGAGCCAATCGAAGCAAGTGTTAGGCAAAGTTGCTGAACTCTATGAAGAGCCTGTGTCCGTTATTAAAGAGCGGATAATAGTTGCCAAAGATAGAATGACAGTTGATTTAGGCGAAGGTGTTGAATTAAAGGCTATAGAAACTCTTGGCCACGCATCCCACCATCAAAGTTTCTACGAAAAAAGAAGCAAAGGCGTCTTTCCAGGTGATACTGCTGGAATTTACATCCCCGAATTCAAAACAATCACACCGACAACTCCGCCGCCTTTTCATTTAGAAACGGCGTTAGCTTCCATTGAAAAACTGAAGCAGCTAAAACCTAAGCTATTATATTATTCGCATTTTGGCCGAGCAACAGACGCCTTGGAAAAACTACAGACACATGCTGATCAGCTGAGACTTTGGGCGAATGTTGTGGCTGAAAAAATGAAGGAAGGAGCAACTATAGAAGAAATAAAAGAGGAAATCGCAAACAGGGATTCCGAAGTACACAAGGTAAAAAGTTACATTAAAACTCACCCCATCATGGGCAGAGGCACCTTTTCGCAAAACATTCAAGGCTTCATAGAATATTTCAAGTATAAGGAAAGACAACATTAG
- a CDS encoding GNAT family N-acetyltransferase: MKVSIKDITEDGIKEIPEPCRTCLYWEKPAFEKGRQKVAQTEKEKYATMKAAWFLKTLKEFGNCGKIIHADNKPVGYAQYSTSNRFPNVQEYGSKKLGTAKESIVFISCLYISDESFRGKNLGEKLLDQVIADLRKHGFKAVETFARKGSANNPSGPIKLYLRKGFHVEEEINSDFALVRLNL; encoded by the coding sequence ATGAAAGTTTCAATTAAAGACATTACAGAGGATGGTATCAAAGAAATCCCCGAACCATGTAGAACTTGTTTATACTGGGAAAAACCAGCTTTTGAAAAAGGCAGACAGAAAGTGGCGCAAACAGAAAAAGAAAAGTATGCAACGATGAAAGCCGCTTGGTTTCTCAAAACACTAAAAGAGTTTGGAAACTGCGGCAAAATAATACACGCTGACAACAAACCAGTAGGATACGCTCAATACTCCACCTCAAACAGATTCCCAAACGTCCAAGAATACGGATCCAAAAAGTTAGGAACAGCAAAGGAAAGTATTGTTTTCATCTCTTGTCTATACATCAGCGACGAAAGCTTTCGCGGGAAAAACCTAGGCGAAAAACTTCTTGATCAAGTAATCGCTGACTTGAGAAAACACGGTTTCAAGGCTGTCGAAACCTTTGCTAGAAAGGGCTCAGCGAACAATCCTTCTGGACCCATCAAGCTTTATCTGAGAAAAGGATTCCACGTTGAAGAGGAAATAAACTCGGATTTTGCCCTTGTTAGGCTGAACCTTTAG
- the cofE gene encoding coenzyme F420-0:L-glutamate ligase produces the protein MVKNISIFGLEGLPLIKAGDDLASLIVSAAKNNNVEIEDGDILIVAQKVISKAEDRVVQLDMVKPSERALGIAEKTGRNPKLVELVLRESKRFLKASRQILIVEDQRDIVNINAGIDKSNVKGSNHYALLPVDPDESARSLRSRIKKLTGKNVGIIISDTYSRAFRRGQVNFAIGLAGIDPFVDYRGTEDLFGYVMRVKFSAVADELASAAELIMGEGKEAMPVVIVKGLNRISFREDSSFRDLVIDEKEDLFKNVW, from the coding sequence ATGGTGAAGAACATTAGCATTTTTGGCCTTGAAGGGCTTCCGCTGATAAAGGCGGGTGACGACTTAGCTAGCTTGATTGTCTCAGCAGCAAAGAATAACAATGTCGAGATTGAAGACGGAGACATTTTGATCGTTGCACAAAAGGTGATTTCCAAAGCCGAAGACCGTGTAGTCCAGCTAGACATGGTGAAACCTTCTGAAAGAGCGTTAGGAATTGCAGAAAAGACAGGAAGAAACCCAAAACTTGTGGAGTTGGTTTTACGTGAATCAAAGCGTTTTCTGAAAGCTTCACGGCAAATACTTATAGTTGAAGACCAACGAGACATCGTTAACATAAATGCGGGAATAGACAAATCAAATGTAAAAGGCTCAAATCACTACGCACTCCTACCTGTAGATCCCGACGAGTCTGCTAGAAGTTTACGTTCCCGTATTAAGAAGCTAACTGGCAAAAACGTCGGAATCATCATATCCGACACATATAGTCGCGCTTTCCGACGGGGACAAGTTAATTTCGCAATTGGTCTAGCTGGGATTGACCCGTTCGTTGATTATCGTGGCACAGAGGACTTGTTCGGCTATGTCATGCGAGTCAAATTCAGCGCGGTTGCTGATGAATTAGCTAGTGCTGCAGAACTTATTATGGGAGAAGGAAAAGAGGCGATGCCCGTTGTAATTGTTAAAGGATTAAATCGGATAAGTTTCCGTGAAGACTCCTCTTTCAGAGATTTGGTTATCGATGAAAAGGAAGACTTGTTTAAGAATGTCTGGTAG
- a CDS encoding RtcB family protein has product MPLEKLDNYSWRIPQKYKLGMRVPGIVFADEELLEKMKTDRTLEQSANVAHLPGIYKYSVTLPDGHEGYGFPIGGVAATDYEEGVISPGGVGYDINCGVRLLTTNLSEQDIQPKLKELTNTIFNNVPCGLGSRRKDFRIKTNELDRLAEEGSFWLVEQGMGRKEDIEHCEENGHMKTANPDKVSTTAKNRGATQIGTLGSGNHFLEIEKVGKIYNPDVAKAFGINEEGQVTVMIHCGSRGYGHQICSDYLRVMERAVHKYKINLPDRELACAHGKTKEAEDYFKAMSCAVNYAFSNRQAITHWVRQSFEQVFRQPAETFGLQLVYDVAHNIAKIEEHRVNGQRKKVWIHRKGATRAFPPNNPAVPIDYRNFGQPVLIPGSMGSSSWLLVGAAKAMEVSFGSTAHGAGRMMSRSAAKRRFWGGDVKRALEKRGMVVRAASVVVLAEEADPAYKNVDRVVEVSDKVGIATRVARLLPIAVVKG; this is encoded by the coding sequence GTGCCACTCGAAAAACTTGACAACTACTCGTGGCGCATCCCACAAAAATACAAACTAGGCATGCGCGTTCCAGGCATAGTCTTTGCAGATGAAGAACTGCTGGAAAAAATGAAGACAGACAGAACACTGGAACAGAGCGCTAACGTCGCTCATTTACCAGGCATATACAAGTACTCCGTAACCTTGCCAGACGGTCATGAAGGATACGGCTTCCCCATCGGAGGAGTAGCCGCAACAGACTACGAGGAAGGAGTGATAAGCCCTGGAGGAGTAGGATACGACATAAACTGCGGCGTAAGACTACTAACAACAAACCTCAGCGAACAAGACATACAACCCAAGCTAAAAGAGTTAACAAACACAATTTTCAACAATGTTCCATGCGGTCTCGGTAGCCGCAGAAAAGACTTCCGAATCAAAACCAACGAACTCGACAGACTAGCAGAAGAAGGGAGTTTTTGGCTGGTGGAGCAGGGAATGGGGCGGAAAGAAGACATTGAACACTGCGAAGAAAACGGTCACATGAAAACAGCGAACCCAGATAAAGTTTCAACCACAGCGAAAAACCGAGGAGCCACCCAGATTGGCACTTTAGGATCAGGCAACCACTTCCTTGAAATTGAAAAAGTCGGCAAAATCTACAACCCTGACGTGGCAAAAGCCTTCGGCATAAACGAGGAAGGACAAGTCACCGTCATGATTCATTGCGGTTCTCGCGGGTATGGGCATCAAATATGCTCCGACTATCTTCGTGTAATGGAGCGAGCGGTGCACAAATATAAGATTAATCTGCCTGACCGAGAGCTTGCATGTGCACATGGGAAAACAAAAGAAGCCGAAGACTATTTCAAAGCAATGTCATGTGCGGTTAACTATGCCTTCTCTAACCGCCAAGCAATAACGCATTGGGTGAGACAGAGCTTTGAACAGGTTTTTAGGCAGCCGGCAGAAACGTTTGGTCTCCAACTGGTTTATGACGTAGCACACAACATTGCCAAGATTGAGGAACACCGTGTTAATGGTCAACGTAAGAAGGTTTGGATTCATCGGAAAGGGGCGACAAGAGCTTTTCCACCTAATAACCCAGCTGTGCCAATTGACTACCGCAATTTTGGGCAGCCTGTCCTTATCCCCGGCAGTATGGGTTCAAGCTCGTGGCTTCTTGTTGGTGCAGCAAAGGCTATGGAAGTGTCTTTCGGCTCGACGGCTCATGGAGCGGGTAGGATGATGAGTCGGTCGGCGGCAAAACGGAGGTTTTGGGGTGGCGACGTAAAAAGGGCTTTGGAGAAGCGTGGAATGGTTGTTCGAGCGGCAAGCGTTGTGGTTCTTGCAGAGGAAGCTGATCCTGCTTATAAGAATGTGGATAGGGTGGTAGAGGTAAGCGACAAGGTGGGAATTGCTACACGTGTGGCAAGGCTGTTGCCAATAGCCGTGGTGAAAGGCTAG
- a CDS encoding RDD family protein, which yields MSTGFERIGSDSRLQDHWIKRLVAFIIDSIIVWIGTLIIAAIITIPLIIIAAVAGLPWFIFNPFVFPFFAGVLSVLYFAFFESSYGWTFGKKIMNLKTVKLGGQMPPLDAAFIRNVSKIYWILVLIDVIIGLATPGDPHQRVSDRMARTTVVLTTASPSPPPPPTS from the coding sequence ATGTCAACAGGTTTTGAAAGAATTGGAAGCGACTCTCGGCTTCAAGATCATTGGATAAAGAGGCTTGTTGCTTTTATTATCGATAGCATAATTGTGTGGATAGGTACTCTAATCATCGCAGCGATTATCACTATACCTCTTATTATAATAGCAGCAGTAGCAGGCTTGCCTTGGTTTATATTTAACCCTTTTGTATTCCCGTTTTTCGCAGGAGTCTTAAGCGTCTTATACTTCGCCTTTTTTGAATCTTCTTATGGATGGACTTTCGGCAAGAAAATCATGAACCTAAAAACCGTAAAACTGGGCGGTCAAATGCCTCCTTTAGATGCAGCGTTTATCAGAAATGTAAGCAAGATTTACTGGATTTTAGTTCTCATAGACGTAATTATTGGTTTAGCAACGCCAGGTGATCCGCATCAAAGAGTAAGTGACCGCATGGCTAGGACTACTGTTGTTTTAACAACTGCAAGTCCATCACCACCTCCACCGCCAACTTCATAA